One segment of Hemibagrus wyckioides isolate EC202008001 linkage group LG05, SWU_Hwy_1.0, whole genome shotgun sequence DNA contains the following:
- the dnmt3ba gene encoding DNA (cytosine-5-)-methyltransferase 3 beta, duplicate a isoform X1 gives MATIINPELEALQDKSSRYEVLAWLNRTLQTKFTNMEEISSGACFCQLMDWLFPGSMDMSKVKFQCQDKADFLHNYKLLQTGFKLMGVTKTIPMEELITGKFRSNFTFLKWFRKFFQANFTGQVYNPLEARNGQEIPHAQPNLQSPQRSKSSTNLNTSGEGKEDSDSDVDVTKKTSITYDPQWQETFKWIKPSTLGDIYAYCTICDLNITVFNSGLLDLKHHQQCKKHKMQELKTFRKENQVKNFTCSELMMRFIQTHCLPSHMKISKHTARHVLGLQYPKDISSAAKNVPYCVYLYGQVALGKESEQENYNCVVLLGFFDEKAAKHRIRILDIFQRVDSADAIVESLQDIMERFELPVSNMAAFYVDDQDELSGMVSVKLKKLNPKAVALGGLYRLADTACNAGVEAFSEVQQLIANVYEHCSTCCTKNDSLKGLFAGVCVRNGSVHTLFQNSKNVCILINKLLEMWTDLISYFTSCSENDDKAKYICSQLEDPKLRIAFMFLDHAFGPLKAFNDRLERREGFARADLVQILREASGLLRSYASAFLHPQAVVRFLKERDPAILENTKLHLPSNELSFGGDRVENFLAEREAEMTDLLEAFQDDYMTFYKAITACIAKGLPLSDGILRSMSHLLSPEGRLKITSKSVAELGEKFGLLANPELSAQVRDEFLEYQLFEEGNGEDSGENGHSLEHHWSSVLKTIAQTSVFRKLVLSLLALPCPPLEAGKVFAQAMENGNISKLAGHVADSDSDTLKEVDSINDDSSSETSSTNRSPVRTGQKKKTSEMSDLSVSVKPCTVRLQKITNKTVLRINNDEDQVFTEDDVVWTKGNSIRGIYGWESSLRQKPQARTLFQAGSGTWAKQQSLLLDKKEEATKNNSSQAESNIAKPSPNPGKRVKMYQDGRGFSVGELVWGKVKGFSWWPGLVVAWKTKKSPESMRRVEWFGDGMFSEIYTERLLPFGAFAKCFCNNSYASLPTYHNAIFQVLELAGERCSKTFASSGNKQEEIKTMLDWAFGGFQPTGPEGFAPDTNVSPVNQKGNTSDSSVSDYQPPAKRKYVHKARTSTAQEYTREQMVQEVSKRGKNIEEFCLSCGSTNTEIFHPLFEGSLCLKCKENFTETLFRYDEDGYQSYCTICCAGLQVILCGNASCCRCYCKDCLDVLVGQGTFDKLTNVDPWSCYICLPPNKYGVLKLRPDWSVRVQEFFANNSAFEFEPHRVYPSIPARQRRPIKVLSLFDGIATGYLVLKDLGFKVERYIASEICEDSIAVGMVKHEGKIEYVNDVRTITRKHLAEWGPFDLLIGGSPCNDLSMVNPARKGLFEGTGRLFFEYYRMLTMMRPKEDDDRPFFWLFENVVAMSAHDKADICRFLECNPILIDAVKVSPAHRARYFWGNLPGMNRPVATSLSDKVDLQDCLEVGRVAQFNKVRTITTKSNSIKQGKMGPLPVTMNGKEDYLWCTEMESIFGFPKHYTDVNNMGRGQRQKVLGRSWSVPVIRHLFAPLKDYFACES, from the exons ATGGCAACAATTATAAACCCGGAACTAGAAGCGCTCCAGGACAAATCTAGCCGCTATGAAGTCCTGGCCTGGCTTAACAGGACCCTTCAAACTAAGTTTACTAATATGGAAGAGATAAGCTCAg gggCATGTTTTTGCCAGCTGATGGACTGGCTCTTTCCAGGGTCCATGGACATGAGCAAAGTGAAGTTTCAGTGTCAGGACAAGGCAGACTTTCTTCACAACTATAAACTTTTGCAGACAGGATTCAAATTAATGGGTGTCACAAAA ACTATCCCAATGGAAGAGCTCATAACAGGGAAATTCAGGTCTAATTTTACTTTTCTAAAGTGGTTCCGTAAGTTTTTCCAAGCTAACTTTACTGGACAGGTTTATAACCCCCTTGAGGCACGTAATGGACAAGAGATTCCACATGCACAACCCAATCTTCAGTCTCCCCAGAGATCAAAATCATCAACAAACCTCAATACCTCTG GAGAAGGGAAGGAGGATTCTGACTCAGATGTGGATGTCACTAAAAAAACGTCTATTACTTATGACCCCCAGTGGCAAGAAACCTTCAAATGGATCAAGCCCAGCACTCTGGGGGATATCTATGCATACTGTACAATCTGTGACTTAAatattactgtgtttaactCAGGACTGCTTGATTTAAAACACCACCAGCAGTGTAAAAAGCACAAAATGCAAGAACTAAAGACattcagaaaagaaaaccaGGTCAAGAATTTCACATGTAGTGAACTCATGATGCGCTTTATTCAAACCCACTGTTTGCCATCTCACATGAAGATTTCCAAGCATACCGCCAGGCATGTTCTTGGATTACAGTATCCAAAAGACATTTCTTCTGCTGCTAAGAATGTCCCTTACTGTGTCTACCTATACGGACAAGTGGCACTAGGTAAAGAGAGTGAGCAGGAGAACTACAACTGTGTCGTCCTTCTGGGGTTCTTTGACGAAAAGGCTGCAAAACATCGCATAAGGATTCTTGATATTTTTCAGCGTGTAGACTCTGCTGACGCTATTGTTGAGTCTTTGCAGGATATTATGGAAAGATTTGAGTTACCTGTGAGCAATATGGCAGCTTTCTATGTTGATGACCAAGATGAGCTCTCTGGGATGGTTTCCGTGAAACTGAAGAAACTCAATCCAAAAGCTGTGGCTCTTGGTGGTCTTTATAGATTGGCAGACACAGCCTGCAATGCGGGAGTAGAGGCTTTTTCTGAGGTTCAACAGCTTATTGCTAATGTTTATGAACACTGTTCCACATGTTGCACTAAAAATGACAGTCTTAAGGGATTgtttgctggtgtttgtgtgcgtaATGGCTCTGTCCATACTCTCTTCCAGAACAGCAAAAATGTTTGTATACTTATAAACAAGTTGCTTGAAATGTGGACAGACTTGATCTCAtacttcacttcctgcagtgaGAATGATGACAAAGCTAAATACATCTGCTCTCAGTTGGAAGATCCGAAACTCAGGATTGCCTTTATGTTCCTGGACCATGCTTTTGGACCACTTAAAGCCTTTAATGATCGTCTGGAAAGGCGTGAAGGTTTTGCTCGTGCAGACCTTGTTCAGATCCTGCGGGAGGCAAGTGGCCTACTTCGCTCCTATGCATCAGCATTTCTCCACCCTCAGGCTGTGGTGCGTTTTCTAAAGGAACGAGACCCAGCAATCCTTGAGAACACAAAGCTGCACCTCCCTAGCAATGAACTGAGCTTTGGTGGGGACAGAGTGGAGAACTTTCTGGCTGAGAGGGAAGCAGAGATGACTGACCTTTTAGAGGCATTCCAGGATGACTATATGACTTTCTATAAGGCAATTACAGCTTGCATTGCTAAGGGGCTGCCTTTGAGTGATGGTATCCTGAGGAGTATGTCTCACCTTCTAAGCCCAGAGGGACGGTTAAAGATCACAAGCAAAAGTGTTGCAGAGCTTGGTGAAAAGTTTGGCCTCTTAGCCAACCCAGAGCTATCTGCCCAGGTTAGAGATGAATTTTTAGAGTACCAGCTATTTGAGGAAGGAAATGGGGAAGACAGTGGCGAGAATGGACATTCCTTGGAGCATCATTGGAGTTCCGTCCTCAAGACCATTGCACAAACATCTGTCTTCAGGAAACTTGTCCTTAGTCTTTTAGCTTTGCCCTGTCCACCACTTGAAGCTGGGAAAGTCTTTGCTCAG GCAATGGAGAATGGGAACATAAGCAAATTAGCTGGCCATGTGGCAGACAGTGACTCTGATACCCTCAAAGAAGTGGATTCCATTAATGACGATTCATCCTCAGAAACCTCCAGCACTAACAGATCACCTGTCAGAACCGGGCAGAAAAAGAAGACATCAG AGATGAGTGAcctttcagtctcagtgaagccATGCACGGTGCGACTGCAGAAGATAACCAATAAGACAG TGTTGAGAATAAACAACGATGAGGACCAAGTCTTTACTGAAGATGATGTAGTCTGGACCAAGGGG AACTCCATTAGGGGGATTTACGGTTGGGAAAGCAGTTTGCGACAGAAGCCGCAGGCACGTACTCTCTTTCAGGCTGGGTCAGGCACTTGGGCCAAACAACAGAGCCTACTATTGGACAAGAAGGAAGAGGCG ACCAAAAACAACAGTAGCCAAGCTGAATCAAACATCGCTAAACCGAGTCCCAATCCTGGAAAGAGAGTTAAAATGTATCAG GATGGAAGGGGTTTTAGTGTTGGAGAGCTGGTGTGGGGGAAGGTGAAGGGTTTCTCATGGTGGCCTGGTCTTGTGGTTGCCTGGAAGACAAAGAAATCTCCTGAATCTATGAGGCGTGTGGAATGGTTTGGAGATGGCATGTTCTCAGAG ATTTATACGGAGAGGCTTTTGCCTTTTGGAGCATTTGCAAAGTGCTTCTGCAACAATTCTTATGCTAGTCTGCCCACTTACCACAATGCCATATTCCAGGTTCTTGAG TTGGCAGGTGAGCGTTGTTCAAAGACCTTTGCATCCTCAGGGAATAAACAGGAAGAGATAAAGACTATGTTGGACTGGGCTTTTGGGGGCTTTCAACCCACAGGCCCTGAAGGATTTGCACCAGACACTAATG TTTCACCTGTCAACCAAAAGGGTAACACTTCAGACTCATCTGTGTCTGATTATCAGCCTCCAGCCAAAAGAAAATATGTACACAAAGCCAGAACTTCCACAGCTCAGGAGTACACAAGAG agcaaATGGTCCAAGAAGTTTcaaaaagagggaaaaacatTGAAG AGTTCTGCCTCTCATGTGGTTCTACAAACACTGAGATTTTCCATCCACTCTTTGAAGGGAGCCTTTGTTTAAAATGCAAG GAGAATTTTACAGAGACTTTATTTAGATATGATGAAGATGGATATCAGTCTTACTGCACTATCTGCTGTGCTGGACTGCAGGTCATTCTTTGCGGCAATGCCAGCTGCTGCAG GTGTTATTGTAAGGACTGTCTTGATGTGCTTGTTGGACAAGGAACATTTGACAAATTGACAAATGTAGATCCGTGGAGCTGCTACATTTGCCTGCCCCCTAACAAATATGGTGTGCTGAAGCTTAGACCAGATTGGAGTGTTCGTGTTCAGGAGTTCTTCGCCAATAACAGTGCTTTTGAATTT GAACCACACAGAGTTTACCCCTCAATTCCTGCTCGCCAGCGCCGGCCTATTAAGGTTTTATCCCTCTTTGATGGAATTGCCACAG GCTACCTTGTTCTAAAAGATCTAGGCTTTAAGGTGGAACGTTACATTGCTTCTGAGATCTGTGAGGACTCCATTGCTGTAGGGATGGTCAAGCATGAAGGAAAGATTGAATATGTCAATGATGTGCGCACCATCACAAGGAAACAT CTGGCAGAATGGGGACCGTTTGACCTTCTGATTGGTGGCAGTCCCTGTAATGATCTGTCCATGGTGAACCCAGCCAGAAAAGGCCTTTTTG AGGGCACAGGTCGACTGTTCTTTGAGTACTACCGTATGCTAACTATGATGAGGCCCAAAGAAGATGACGACCGCCCGTTCTTCTGGCTCTTTGAGAATGTGGTGGCCATGAGCGCACACGATAAAGCTGACATTTGTCGCTTTTTGGAG TGTAATCCTATCCTGATTGATGCTGTGAAAGTGAGTCCTGCCCACAGAGCTCGCTACTTCTGGGGAAATCTACCTGGAATGAACAG ACCTGTGGCTACATCACTTAGCGACAAAGTAGACCTGCAGGATTGCCTGGAAGTCGGTCGGGTTGCTCAG TTTAATAAAGTTCGCACCATCACAACAAAATCTAATTCCATTAAGCAAGGGAAAATGGGGCCTCTTCCTGTTACCATGAATGGAAAGGAGGATTACCTCTGGTGTACAGAGATGGAAAG CATATTTGGCTTCCCTAAGCATTACACTGATGTCAATAACATGGGTCGAGGCCAGAGGCAGAAGGTTCTGGGACGTTCTTGGAGTGTTCCTGTGATTCGTCACTTATTTGCACCACTGAAGGATTACTTTGCATGCGAGTCTTAG
- the dnmt3ba gene encoding DNA (cytosine-5-)-methyltransferase 3 beta, duplicate a isoform X3, with amino-acid sequence MATIINPELEALQDKSSRYEVLAWLNRTLQTKFTNMEEISSGACFCQLMDWLFPGSMDMSKVKFQCQDKADFLHNYKLLQTGFKLMGVTKTIPMEELITGKFRSNFTFLKWFRKFFQANFTGQVYNPLEARNGQEIPHAQPNLQSPQRSKSSTNLNTSGEGKEDSDSDVDVTKKTSITYDPQWQETFKWIKPSTLGDIYAYCTICDLNITVFNSGLLDLKHHQQCKKHKMQELKTFRKENQVKNFTCSELMMRFIQTHCLPSHMKISKHTARHVLGLQYPKDISSAAKNVPYCVYLYGQVALGKESEQENYNCVVLLGFFDEKAAKHRIRILDIFQRVDSADAIVESLQDIMERFELPVSNMAAFYVDDQDELSGMVSVKLKKLNPKAVALGGLYRLADTACNAGVEAFSEVQQLIANVYEHCSTCCTKNDSLKGLFAGVCVRNGSVHTLFQNSKNVCILINKLLEMWTDLISYFTSCSENDDKAKYICSQLEDPKLRIAFMFLDHAFGPLKAFNDRLERREGFARADLVQILREASGLLRSYASAFLHPQAVVRFLKERDPAILENTKLHLPSNELSFGGDRVENFLAEREAEMTDLLEAFQDDYMTFYKAITACIAKGLPLSDGILRSMSHLLSPEGRLKITSKSVAELGEKFGLLANPELSAQVRDEFLEYQLFEEGNGEDSGENGHSLEHHWSSVLKTIAQTSVFRKLVLSLLALPCPPLEAGKVFAQAMENGNISKLAGHVADSDSDTLKEVDSINDDSSSETSSTNRSPVRTGQKKKTSEMSDLSVSVKPCTVRLQKITNKTVLRINNDEDQVFTEDDVVWTKGTKNNSSQAESNIAKPSPNPGKRVKMYQDGRGFSVGELVWGKVKGFSWWPGLVVAWKTKKSPESMRRVEWFGDGMFSEIYTERLLPFGAFAKCFCNNSYASLPTYHNAIFQVLELAGERCSKTFASSGNKQEEIKTMLDWAFGGFQPTGPEGFAPDTNVSPVNQKGNTSDSSVSDYQPPAKRKYVHKARTSTAQEYTREQMVQEVSKRGKNIEEFCLSCGSTNTEIFHPLFEGSLCLKCKENFTETLFRYDEDGYQSYCTICCAGLQVILCGNASCCRCYCKDCLDVLVGQGTFDKLTNVDPWSCYICLPPNKYGVLKLRPDWSVRVQEFFANNSAFEFEPHRVYPSIPARQRRPIKVLSLFDGIATGYLVLKDLGFKVERYIASEICEDSIAVGMVKHEGKIEYVNDVRTITRKHLAEWGPFDLLIGGSPCNDLSMVNPARKGLFEGTGRLFFEYYRMLTMMRPKEDDDRPFFWLFENVVAMSAHDKADICRFLECNPILIDAVKVSPAHRARYFWGNLPGMNRPVATSLSDKVDLQDCLEVGRVAQFNKVRTITTKSNSIKQGKMGPLPVTMNGKEDYLWCTEMESIFGFPKHYTDVNNMGRGQRQKVLGRSWSVPVIRHLFAPLKDYFACES; translated from the exons ATGGCAACAATTATAAACCCGGAACTAGAAGCGCTCCAGGACAAATCTAGCCGCTATGAAGTCCTGGCCTGGCTTAACAGGACCCTTCAAACTAAGTTTACTAATATGGAAGAGATAAGCTCAg gggCATGTTTTTGCCAGCTGATGGACTGGCTCTTTCCAGGGTCCATGGACATGAGCAAAGTGAAGTTTCAGTGTCAGGACAAGGCAGACTTTCTTCACAACTATAAACTTTTGCAGACAGGATTCAAATTAATGGGTGTCACAAAA ACTATCCCAATGGAAGAGCTCATAACAGGGAAATTCAGGTCTAATTTTACTTTTCTAAAGTGGTTCCGTAAGTTTTTCCAAGCTAACTTTACTGGACAGGTTTATAACCCCCTTGAGGCACGTAATGGACAAGAGATTCCACATGCACAACCCAATCTTCAGTCTCCCCAGAGATCAAAATCATCAACAAACCTCAATACCTCTG GAGAAGGGAAGGAGGATTCTGACTCAGATGTGGATGTCACTAAAAAAACGTCTATTACTTATGACCCCCAGTGGCAAGAAACCTTCAAATGGATCAAGCCCAGCACTCTGGGGGATATCTATGCATACTGTACAATCTGTGACTTAAatattactgtgtttaactCAGGACTGCTTGATTTAAAACACCACCAGCAGTGTAAAAAGCACAAAATGCAAGAACTAAAGACattcagaaaagaaaaccaGGTCAAGAATTTCACATGTAGTGAACTCATGATGCGCTTTATTCAAACCCACTGTTTGCCATCTCACATGAAGATTTCCAAGCATACCGCCAGGCATGTTCTTGGATTACAGTATCCAAAAGACATTTCTTCTGCTGCTAAGAATGTCCCTTACTGTGTCTACCTATACGGACAAGTGGCACTAGGTAAAGAGAGTGAGCAGGAGAACTACAACTGTGTCGTCCTTCTGGGGTTCTTTGACGAAAAGGCTGCAAAACATCGCATAAGGATTCTTGATATTTTTCAGCGTGTAGACTCTGCTGACGCTATTGTTGAGTCTTTGCAGGATATTATGGAAAGATTTGAGTTACCTGTGAGCAATATGGCAGCTTTCTATGTTGATGACCAAGATGAGCTCTCTGGGATGGTTTCCGTGAAACTGAAGAAACTCAATCCAAAAGCTGTGGCTCTTGGTGGTCTTTATAGATTGGCAGACACAGCCTGCAATGCGGGAGTAGAGGCTTTTTCTGAGGTTCAACAGCTTATTGCTAATGTTTATGAACACTGTTCCACATGTTGCACTAAAAATGACAGTCTTAAGGGATTgtttgctggtgtttgtgtgcgtaATGGCTCTGTCCATACTCTCTTCCAGAACAGCAAAAATGTTTGTATACTTATAAACAAGTTGCTTGAAATGTGGACAGACTTGATCTCAtacttcacttcctgcagtgaGAATGATGACAAAGCTAAATACATCTGCTCTCAGTTGGAAGATCCGAAACTCAGGATTGCCTTTATGTTCCTGGACCATGCTTTTGGACCACTTAAAGCCTTTAATGATCGTCTGGAAAGGCGTGAAGGTTTTGCTCGTGCAGACCTTGTTCAGATCCTGCGGGAGGCAAGTGGCCTACTTCGCTCCTATGCATCAGCATTTCTCCACCCTCAGGCTGTGGTGCGTTTTCTAAAGGAACGAGACCCAGCAATCCTTGAGAACACAAAGCTGCACCTCCCTAGCAATGAACTGAGCTTTGGTGGGGACAGAGTGGAGAACTTTCTGGCTGAGAGGGAAGCAGAGATGACTGACCTTTTAGAGGCATTCCAGGATGACTATATGACTTTCTATAAGGCAATTACAGCTTGCATTGCTAAGGGGCTGCCTTTGAGTGATGGTATCCTGAGGAGTATGTCTCACCTTCTAAGCCCAGAGGGACGGTTAAAGATCACAAGCAAAAGTGTTGCAGAGCTTGGTGAAAAGTTTGGCCTCTTAGCCAACCCAGAGCTATCTGCCCAGGTTAGAGATGAATTTTTAGAGTACCAGCTATTTGAGGAAGGAAATGGGGAAGACAGTGGCGAGAATGGACATTCCTTGGAGCATCATTGGAGTTCCGTCCTCAAGACCATTGCACAAACATCTGTCTTCAGGAAACTTGTCCTTAGTCTTTTAGCTTTGCCCTGTCCACCACTTGAAGCTGGGAAAGTCTTTGCTCAG GCAATGGAGAATGGGAACATAAGCAAATTAGCTGGCCATGTGGCAGACAGTGACTCTGATACCCTCAAAGAAGTGGATTCCATTAATGACGATTCATCCTCAGAAACCTCCAGCACTAACAGATCACCTGTCAGAACCGGGCAGAAAAAGAAGACATCAG AGATGAGTGAcctttcagtctcagtgaagccATGCACGGTGCGACTGCAGAAGATAACCAATAAGACAG TGTTGAGAATAAACAACGATGAGGACCAAGTCTTTACTGAAGATGATGTAGTCTGGACCAAGGGG ACCAAAAACAACAGTAGCCAAGCTGAATCAAACATCGCTAAACCGAGTCCCAATCCTGGAAAGAGAGTTAAAATGTATCAG GATGGAAGGGGTTTTAGTGTTGGAGAGCTGGTGTGGGGGAAGGTGAAGGGTTTCTCATGGTGGCCTGGTCTTGTGGTTGCCTGGAAGACAAAGAAATCTCCTGAATCTATGAGGCGTGTGGAATGGTTTGGAGATGGCATGTTCTCAGAG ATTTATACGGAGAGGCTTTTGCCTTTTGGAGCATTTGCAAAGTGCTTCTGCAACAATTCTTATGCTAGTCTGCCCACTTACCACAATGCCATATTCCAGGTTCTTGAG TTGGCAGGTGAGCGTTGTTCAAAGACCTTTGCATCCTCAGGGAATAAACAGGAAGAGATAAAGACTATGTTGGACTGGGCTTTTGGGGGCTTTCAACCCACAGGCCCTGAAGGATTTGCACCAGACACTAATG TTTCACCTGTCAACCAAAAGGGTAACACTTCAGACTCATCTGTGTCTGATTATCAGCCTCCAGCCAAAAGAAAATATGTACACAAAGCCAGAACTTCCACAGCTCAGGAGTACACAAGAG agcaaATGGTCCAAGAAGTTTcaaaaagagggaaaaacatTGAAG AGTTCTGCCTCTCATGTGGTTCTACAAACACTGAGATTTTCCATCCACTCTTTGAAGGGAGCCTTTGTTTAAAATGCAAG GAGAATTTTACAGAGACTTTATTTAGATATGATGAAGATGGATATCAGTCTTACTGCACTATCTGCTGTGCTGGACTGCAGGTCATTCTTTGCGGCAATGCCAGCTGCTGCAG GTGTTATTGTAAGGACTGTCTTGATGTGCTTGTTGGACAAGGAACATTTGACAAATTGACAAATGTAGATCCGTGGAGCTGCTACATTTGCCTGCCCCCTAACAAATATGGTGTGCTGAAGCTTAGACCAGATTGGAGTGTTCGTGTTCAGGAGTTCTTCGCCAATAACAGTGCTTTTGAATTT GAACCACACAGAGTTTACCCCTCAATTCCTGCTCGCCAGCGCCGGCCTATTAAGGTTTTATCCCTCTTTGATGGAATTGCCACAG GCTACCTTGTTCTAAAAGATCTAGGCTTTAAGGTGGAACGTTACATTGCTTCTGAGATCTGTGAGGACTCCATTGCTGTAGGGATGGTCAAGCATGAAGGAAAGATTGAATATGTCAATGATGTGCGCACCATCACAAGGAAACAT CTGGCAGAATGGGGACCGTTTGACCTTCTGATTGGTGGCAGTCCCTGTAATGATCTGTCCATGGTGAACCCAGCCAGAAAAGGCCTTTTTG AGGGCACAGGTCGACTGTTCTTTGAGTACTACCGTATGCTAACTATGATGAGGCCCAAAGAAGATGACGACCGCCCGTTCTTCTGGCTCTTTGAGAATGTGGTGGCCATGAGCGCACACGATAAAGCTGACATTTGTCGCTTTTTGGAG TGTAATCCTATCCTGATTGATGCTGTGAAAGTGAGTCCTGCCCACAGAGCTCGCTACTTCTGGGGAAATCTACCTGGAATGAACAG ACCTGTGGCTACATCACTTAGCGACAAAGTAGACCTGCAGGATTGCCTGGAAGTCGGTCGGGTTGCTCAG TTTAATAAAGTTCGCACCATCACAACAAAATCTAATTCCATTAAGCAAGGGAAAATGGGGCCTCTTCCTGTTACCATGAATGGAAAGGAGGATTACCTCTGGTGTACAGAGATGGAAAG CATATTTGGCTTCCCTAAGCATTACACTGATGTCAATAACATGGGTCGAGGCCAGAGGCAGAAGGTTCTGGGACGTTCTTGGAGTGTTCCTGTGATTCGTCACTTATTTGCACCACTGAAGGATTACTTTGCATGCGAGTCTTAG